A single window of Achromobacter xylosoxidans DNA harbors:
- a CDS encoding LysR family transcriptional regulator produces MDTLPTSPGAVLDLTLLRTFLEVVDHGGFALAADALALTPSAVSGHIKRLESAAGAVLLARTTRSFELTAAGETLYAYARNIVELEREARARLSGAGLKGRLRIGSSEDFAGAWLAEVLQAFHRAHPGASIELKVGVTADLLRQQARGKLDVVFGKQCSRVRDEGELLWEEELVWAWGEDKAWLPGERVPLAVFPEPCVYREAAIAALGKARRAWSPAFESGSMAGCLAAAQAGFAVAPVARSQLRPGLRALSREEGMPALPNARFYAFARSAEPVARALVAAVRQTGQRRRFAG; encoded by the coding sequence ATGGACACCCTCCCGACTTCCCCCGGCGCCGTGCTGGACCTGACACTGCTGCGCACCTTTCTCGAGGTCGTGGACCACGGCGGTTTCGCGCTGGCGGCGGACGCGCTGGCGCTGACGCCATCGGCGGTCAGCGGCCACATCAAGCGCCTTGAATCGGCCGCCGGGGCCGTCCTGCTGGCACGCACCACGCGCAGTTTCGAACTGACCGCCGCCGGTGAAACGCTGTACGCCTACGCGCGCAACATCGTCGAGCTCGAGCGCGAGGCCCGCGCCCGGCTGAGCGGCGCGGGCCTGAAGGGCCGCTTGCGCATCGGTTCCTCGGAAGACTTCGCCGGCGCCTGGCTCGCCGAGGTATTGCAGGCATTCCATCGCGCGCATCCGGGGGCGTCCATCGAGCTGAAGGTGGGCGTGACGGCGGATCTGCTGCGCCAGCAGGCGCGCGGCAAGCTCGACGTGGTCTTCGGCAAGCAGTGCTCGCGCGTGCGCGACGAGGGCGAACTGCTGTGGGAAGAGGAACTGGTGTGGGCCTGGGGCGAAGACAAGGCCTGGCTGCCCGGCGAACGCGTGCCGCTGGCGGTGTTCCCCGAACCCTGCGTCTACCGCGAAGCCGCGATCGCGGCGCTGGGCAAGGCGCGGCGGGCGTGGTCGCCGGCATTCGAAAGCGGCAGCATGGCCGGTTGCCTGGCGGCCGCGCAGGCCGGTTTCGCGGTGGCCCCGGTGGCGCGCAGCCAGCTGCGGCCCGGGCTGCGGGCGCTGTCGCGCGAAGAAGGCATGCCGGCGCTGCCGAATGCGCGTTTCTATGCCTTCGCGCGTTCGGCCGAGCCGGTGGCGCGGGCGCTGGTGGCGGCGGTGCGGCAGACCGGCCAGCGGCGCCGCTTCGCAGGCTGA
- a CDS encoding alpha/beta fold hydrolase, whose product MPSYSTIHTPLLEIAYLEWNPAGRRSAVLLHGWPDSPAGWGPVAQRLAAEGYRVLCPALRGFGPTRFLDPATPRSGELAALGRDLLDFIAALGLEQPLLVGHDWGARAAANACGLDAGVAARLVLLSVGYGTNDPAQALPLPQARSYWYHWFMATPRGAAAVRDDARGFTRYLWDTWSPPGWYTEQEFAEAAQAFDNPDWAAVVLHSYRHRWGLEAGDPAYAQDGARLTPAPRLAVPTLVLHGGADTCNQPATSEGKAHYFSGRYERRVLDGVGHFPQREAPQAVAAAILNFVAAPAAPG is encoded by the coding sequence ATGCCCTCTTACTCCACGATCCATACCCCCCTGCTCGAAATCGCCTATCTCGAGTGGAATCCCGCCGGCCGCCGCAGCGCGGTGCTGCTGCACGGTTGGCCCGACAGCCCGGCCGGCTGGGGCCCGGTGGCGCAACGCCTGGCCGCCGAAGGCTACCGGGTGCTGTGCCCGGCGCTGCGCGGGTTCGGCCCGACCCGCTTCCTGGACCCGGCCACGCCGCGCAGCGGCGAACTGGCGGCGCTGGGCCGCGACCTGCTGGACTTCATCGCCGCCCTGGGGTTGGAGCAACCGCTGTTGGTGGGTCACGACTGGGGCGCGCGTGCCGCCGCCAACGCCTGCGGCCTGGACGCGGGCGTCGCCGCGCGGCTGGTGCTGCTGTCGGTTGGCTACGGCACCAACGATCCCGCGCAGGCCCTGCCGCTGCCCCAGGCGCGCAGCTACTGGTACCACTGGTTCATGGCCACCCCGCGCGGCGCCGCCGCCGTGCGCGACGACGCGCGCGGCTTCACCCGCTACCTGTGGGACACCTGGTCGCCGCCTGGCTGGTACACCGAGCAGGAATTCGCCGAGGCCGCGCAGGCGTTCGACAACCCCGACTGGGCGGCGGTGGTGTTGCACTCCTATCGCCACCGCTGGGGCCTGGAAGCCGGCGACCCAGCCTATGCGCAGGATGGCGCGCGGCTCACGCCGGCGCCGCGGCTGGCCGTGCCGACCCTGGTGCTGCATGGCGGCGCCGACACCTGCAACCAACCCGCCACGTCCGAAGGCAAGGCGCATTACTTCAGCGGCCGCTACGAACGCCGGGTGCTCGATGGCGTGGGGCATTTCCCGCAGCGCGAGGCGCCGCAGGCGGTGGCCGCCGCCATCCTGAACTTCGTCGCCGCGCCGGCGGCGCCAGGCTGA
- a CDS encoding GNAT family N-acetyltransferase: MSPCLPALTSLSADQARDRLPELGALLHACVQDGASISFVLPYSIDEAQAFWRDKVLPPLAAGRLALLVAWQDGRIAGSVQLDCDTPPNQPHRAEIRKLMVHPDFRRQGIARALMRAAEAAAVAAGRSLITLDTRTGDNAEPLYASLGYHTVGVIPGFARDARDPSRLDGTTIMYKAL; the protein is encoded by the coding sequence ATGTCTCCCTGCCTGCCTGCCTTGACCTCCCTGTCCGCCGACCAGGCGCGCGATCGCTTGCCCGAGCTGGGCGCGCTCTTGCATGCCTGTGTGCAGGACGGCGCCAGCATCAGTTTCGTGCTGCCGTATTCGATCGACGAGGCGCAGGCCTTCTGGCGCGACAAGGTGCTGCCGCCGCTGGCGGCCGGCCGCCTGGCCTTGCTGGTGGCGTGGCAGGACGGCCGTATCGCCGGTTCGGTGCAGCTCGATTGCGACACGCCGCCGAACCAGCCGCATCGCGCCGAGATCCGCAAGCTGATGGTGCATCCCGATTTCCGGCGCCAGGGCATTGCGCGGGCGCTGATGCGGGCGGCGGAAGCCGCGGCCGTGGCGGCCGGGCGCAGCCTGATCACGCTGGATACGCGGACCGGCGACAATGCCGAGCCGCTCTACGCCTCGCTGGGTTATCACACCGTGGGGGTGATTCCGGGATTCGCCCGCGACGCGCGCGATCCGTCCAGGCTGGACGGCACGACCATCATGTACAAGGCGCTCTAG
- a CDS encoding helix-turn-helix domain-containing protein, protein MENSFAPEADLDQRLADRLKTLRVERGWSLDELAGRAGVSRATLSRLENAEVSPTASVLGKLCGAYGMTMSRLMRMVEDDFTPLVPSAAQALWVDGGTGFRRRSVSPPSQKLAGEVLACELPAATHIAYEHSPRAGLEHHLVMLEGELSVRVDGQSHTLARGDCLRYQLYGASAFDTPPHSGARYLLFII, encoded by the coding sequence ATGGAAAATTCATTCGCTCCCGAAGCCGACCTGGACCAACGCCTGGCCGATCGCCTGAAAACGCTGCGTGTCGAACGCGGCTGGTCGCTGGACGAACTGGCCGGGCGCGCCGGCGTCAGCCGCGCCACGCTGTCGCGCCTGGAAAATGCCGAGGTCAGTCCCACCGCCAGCGTGCTGGGCAAGCTGTGCGGGGCCTACGGCATGACGATGTCGCGCCTGATGCGCATGGTCGAAGACGACTTCACCCCGCTCGTGCCGAGCGCGGCGCAGGCGCTGTGGGTCGATGGCGGCACGGGCTTCCGGCGCCGCTCGGTCTCGCCGCCCTCGCAGAAGCTGGCCGGCGAAGTGCTGGCCTGCGAACTCCCCGCGGCCACCCACATTGCCTACGAGCATTCGCCGCGCGCCGGACTTGAACATCACCTGGTCATGCTGGAAGGCGAACTGTCGGTCCGCGTCGACGGCCAGTCCCATACTCTGGCGCGCGGCGATTGCCTGCGATACCAGCTTTACGGCGCCAGCGCCTTCGATACCCCGCCGCACAGCGGCGCCCGCTACCTGCTGTTCATCATCTGA
- a CDS encoding phospholipase D family protein → MPTLRFLSMTALCLGILTGCGLPPRATTNPTQALAPDVARDTPLGRAITPLAAEHPGKSGIHALADAHDAFAARMMLARTAQRSLDVQYYIWHDDMTGTMLMEALHAAADRGVRVRLLLDDNGTSGLDTVLAAMDAHPNIEVRLYNPFAVRWPKAIGYLTDFRRLNRRMHNKSFTADNQATIVGGRNIGDEYFGAAEGVLFSDLDVLAVGPVVQDVSSDFDRYWASQSAYPVVGLLKPAGPDQLAALARRAAAVEQSPAAAAYAEAMRQLPFIQQLLRGELALEWAPTRMVSDDPRKTLGTAPADAMLSHQLHDIIGTPATDVELVSPYFVPTASGTAAFAAMARRGVKVRVLTNALEATDVAVVHSGYATRRRELLAAGVELFEMKRQAGEIGRNKSLGPFGSSGSSLHAKTFAVDGRGVFVGSFNFDPRSARLNTELGFVIDSPTLARHIATAFDQDIPRNAYRVRLDDQDRLYWLEQREGRTIRHDTEPGTTAWQRFSVWFVSLLPIESLL, encoded by the coding sequence ATGCCTACCCTCCGTTTCCTGTCCATGACCGCTCTGTGCCTTGGCATTCTCACCGGCTGCGGGCTGCCGCCCCGGGCGACGACCAACCCGACCCAGGCGCTGGCGCCGGACGTGGCGCGCGACACGCCGCTGGGCCGGGCCATTACGCCGCTGGCGGCCGAACACCCCGGCAAGTCCGGCATCCACGCGCTGGCCGACGCCCACGACGCGTTCGCCGCGCGCATGATGCTGGCGCGCACCGCGCAACGCAGCCTGGATGTGCAGTACTACATCTGGCACGACGACATGACCGGCACCATGCTGATGGAAGCCCTGCACGCGGCGGCCGACCGCGGCGTGCGGGTGCGCCTGCTGCTGGACGACAACGGCACCTCCGGACTGGACACGGTGCTGGCGGCCATGGACGCGCACCCGAACATCGAGGTGCGGCTGTACAACCCCTTCGCGGTACGCTGGCCCAAGGCCATCGGTTACCTGACCGACTTCCGCCGCCTGAACCGGCGCATGCACAACAAGTCCTTCACCGCCGACAACCAGGCCACCATCGTCGGCGGCCGCAACATCGGCGACGAGTATTTCGGCGCGGCCGAAGGCGTGCTGTTCTCCGACCTGGACGTGCTGGCCGTGGGGCCCGTGGTGCAGGACGTCTCAAGCGACTTCGACCGCTATTGGGCCAGCCAGTCGGCCTATCCCGTGGTCGGCCTGCTCAAGCCCGCCGGCCCTGACCAGCTCGCTGCGCTGGCCCGGCGGGCGGCCGCCGTCGAGCAGTCGCCCGCGGCGGCGGCCTACGCCGAAGCCATGCGCCAGCTGCCCTTCATCCAGCAGCTGTTGCGCGGCGAGCTGGCCCTGGAATGGGCCCCGACCCGCATGGTGAGCGACGATCCGCGCAAGACCCTCGGCACCGCGCCGGCCGACGCCATGCTGTCGCACCAGTTGCACGACATCATCGGCACGCCCGCCACCGACGTGGAATTGGTATCGCCCTACTTCGTGCCCACCGCCAGCGGCACCGCCGCCTTCGCGGCGATGGCGCGGCGCGGGGTCAAGGTGCGGGTCCTGACCAACGCGCTGGAGGCCACCGACGTGGCGGTGGTGCATTCCGGCTACGCCACGCGCCGCCGCGAGCTGCTGGCGGCCGGGGTCGAGCTGTTCGAGATGAAGCGGCAGGCGGGCGAGATCGGGCGCAACAAGAGCCTGGGACCGTTCGGCAGCTCCGGTTCCAGCCTGCACGCCAAGACCTTCGCGGTGGACGGGCGCGGCGTGTTCGTCGGGTCGTTCAATTTCGATCCGCGCTCGGCCCGCCTGAACACCGAACTGGGCTTCGTCATCGACAGCCCGACCTTGGCGCGGCACATCGCCACGGCCTTCGACCAGGACATCCCGCGCAATGCCTATCGTGTCCGCCTGGACGACCAGGACCGGCTCTACTGGCTGGAGCAGCGCGAAGGCCGCACGATCCGGCACGACACCGAGCCCGGCACCACCGCCTGGCAGCGGTTCTCGGTCTGGTTCGTGTCGCTGCTGCCGATCGAGTCGCTGCTGTAG
- a CDS encoding 2OG-Fe(II) oxygenase, whose protein sequence is MSKLDTLDWTRIAADLDARGHAVVAGLLTPAQCQALAAGYDDEHRYRSRIVMSRHGFGRGEYKYFAYPLPRLLHNLRTALYPRLAPIANRWNRQMGIAVQYPAEHAAFLARCHQAGQRRPTPLILRYGAGDYNCLHQDLYGEHVFPLQVAVLLSRPDEDFTGGEFVMTETDSAGQRAEVLPLRQGDALVFTVNQRPVAGSRGWRRVAMRHGVSALRGGRRHTLGVIFHDAT, encoded by the coding sequence ATGAGCAAGCTCGACACCCTGGACTGGACCCGCATCGCCGCCGACCTGGACGCGCGCGGCCACGCCGTGGTCGCCGGCCTGCTCACGCCCGCGCAATGCCAGGCGCTGGCGGCCGGCTACGACGACGAGCACCGCTACCGCAGCCGCATCGTCATGAGCCGCCACGGTTTCGGCCGCGGCGAGTACAAGTACTTCGCCTATCCCTTGCCGCGCCTGCTGCACAACTTGCGCACCGCGCTGTATCCGCGGCTGGCGCCGATCGCCAACCGCTGGAACCGGCAGATGGGCATCGCGGTGCAATATCCGGCCGAGCATGCCGCCTTCCTGGCGCGTTGCCACCAGGCGGGCCAGCGCCGGCCCACGCCGCTGATTCTTCGGTACGGAGCCGGCGACTACAACTGCCTGCACCAGGACCTGTATGGCGAACATGTGTTCCCCTTGCAGGTCGCGGTGCTGCTGTCGCGGCCGGACGAAGACTTCACCGGCGGCGAATTCGTCATGACCGAAACCGACAGCGCCGGCCAACGCGCCGAGGTATTGCCGCTGCGCCAGGGCGATGCGCTGGTGTTCACCGTCAACCAGCGACCGGTGGCCGGCTCGCGCGGCTGGCGCCGCGTGGCCATGCGCCACGGCGTCAGCGCCTTGCGCGGCGGCCGGCGCCACACGCTCGGCGTGATCTTCCACGACGCGACCTGA
- the alkB gene encoding DNA oxidative demethylase AlkB yields MGTSLNLFDDEEIAQTGLERIGAQSMVLRGYALPAAQALLAGVDTVRRQAPFRHMVTPGGLPMSVALTNCGRHGWTSDEHGYRYTREDPLSGLPWPAMPEAFDTLARAAALAAGFPGFAPDACLVNRYQPGSRLSLHQDKDERDYGAPIVSVSLGMPAVFLFGGHARGDRAVHVPLFHGDVVVWGGVDRLRYHGVLPLKDRPHPTLGSVRINFTIRQAG; encoded by the coding sequence ATGGGAACCAGCCTGAACCTGTTTGACGACGAAGAGATCGCGCAGACCGGCCTCGAGCGCATCGGCGCGCAGTCGATGGTGCTGCGCGGCTACGCGCTGCCGGCGGCGCAGGCGCTGCTGGCCGGCGTCGACACGGTGCGCCGCCAGGCGCCCTTTCGCCACATGGTCACCCCCGGCGGCCTGCCCATGTCGGTGGCGCTGACCAACTGCGGCCGCCATGGCTGGACCAGCGACGAACACGGTTACCGCTATACGCGCGAGGATCCGTTGTCGGGATTGCCCTGGCCCGCCATGCCCGAGGCCTTCGACACGCTGGCGCGCGCGGCCGCGCTGGCGGCGGGCTTTCCCGGCTTCGCGCCGGACGCCTGCCTGGTCAATCGCTATCAGCCGGGATCGCGGCTGTCGCTGCACCAGGACAAGGACGAGCGCGACTACGGCGCCCCCATCGTCTCGGTGTCGCTCGGCATGCCGGCGGTGTTCCTGTTCGGCGGCCACGCGCGCGGCGATCGCGCCGTGCACGTGCCGCTGTTCCATGGCGACGTGGTGGTGTGGGGCGGCGTCGACCGGCTGCGCTATCACGGCGTGCTGCCGCTCAAGGACCGCCCCCATCCCACGCTGGGCAGCGTGCGGATCAACTTCACCATTCGCCAGGCCGGCTGA
- a CDS encoding carboxymuconolactone decarboxylase family protein, with the protein MSRVPLLDTATAPAASQDLLRQIHGTFGATPNMFRAVANSPAALASMWAAFGALGGGTLSPQLGEKIAVAVADSNRCEYCLAAHTALGRKAGASAEQMAAAQAGQADDPRTAAALAFALKLVRGRGQVNDADVVALRQAGFDDGEIVELLAHVALNLFTNYVNVAFDVPVDFPKVALRAA; encoded by the coding sequence ATGTCCCGTGTACCCCTGCTCGACACCGCCACCGCTCCGGCCGCCAGCCAGGATCTGCTGCGCCAGATCCACGGGACGTTCGGCGCCACCCCCAATATGTTCCGCGCGGTGGCCAATTCGCCCGCGGCCCTGGCCAGCATGTGGGCCGCCTTCGGCGCGCTCGGCGGCGGCACGCTGTCGCCGCAGCTCGGCGAGAAGATCGCCGTGGCGGTGGCCGACAGCAACCGCTGCGAATATTGCCTGGCCGCGCACACCGCGCTCGGCCGCAAGGCCGGCGCCAGCGCCGAGCAGATGGCCGCCGCCCAGGCCGGACAGGCCGACGATCCGCGCACCGCGGCGGCGCTGGCGTTCGCGCTCAAGCTGGTGCGCGGCCGCGGCCAGGTCAATGATGCCGACGTCGTCGCTTTGCGCCAGGCGGGCTTCGACGACGGCGAGATCGTGGAACTGCTGGCGCACGTGGCGCTGAACCTGTTCACCAACTACGTCAACGTCGCCTTCGACGTGCCGGTGGATTTTCCCAAGGTGGCGCTGCGCGCCGCCTGA
- a CDS encoding AraC family transcriptional regulator, with amino-acid sequence MPQPVDRLSALLEQFRARARLFHSGPMCGLTRFPPEDGRGFLHVLRRGRMEVRHPAGQDLPRRLALDEPTLLFYPRPVRHDFHNPPRDGSDFTCATLDFDGGARNPLVRALPPLIALPLARIDGLEQSLALLFAETESVRCGQRLLADKLFEVVLIQLLRWLVDHPDEAGIQAGLMAGLADPRLARALVAMHQAPGASWTLAALAQEAGMSRSAFAAAFRDAVGQPPADYLADWRLALAQARLRQGRPVKVIAAELGYANASALSRAFSRKLGASPRGWLDQPAG; translated from the coding sequence ATGCCGCAACCCGTCGATCGCCTGTCCGCCCTCCTGGAACAGTTCCGCGCCCGCGCGCGCCTGTTCCACAGCGGCCCGATGTGCGGGCTGACCCGCTTCCCGCCCGAGGACGGACGCGGATTCCTGCACGTGCTGCGGCGCGGCCGGATGGAGGTCCGCCATCCGGCGGGTCAGGACCTGCCGCGCCGCCTGGCGTTGGATGAACCGACCTTGCTGTTCTACCCCCGGCCCGTGCGGCACGACTTCCACAACCCGCCGCGCGACGGCAGCGACTTCACCTGCGCCACGCTGGATTTCGATGGCGGCGCGCGCAATCCGCTGGTGCGCGCGCTGCCTCCCCTGATCGCGCTGCCGCTGGCGCGGATCGACGGGCTGGAACAGTCGCTGGCGTTGCTGTTCGCCGAGACCGAATCGGTGCGTTGCGGCCAGCGCCTGCTGGCCGACAAGCTGTTCGAAGTCGTGCTGATCCAACTGTTGCGCTGGCTGGTCGACCACCCCGACGAGGCCGGCATCCAGGCCGGCCTGATGGCGGGCTTGGCCGATCCCCGGCTGGCGCGCGCGCTGGTCGCCATGCACCAGGCGCCGGGCGCGTCCTGGACCCTGGCCGCGCTGGCGCAGGAAGCCGGCATGTCGCGCAGCGCCTTCGCCGCCGCGTTCCGCGACGCGGTCGGCCAACCGCCCGCCGACTACCTGGCGGACTGGCGCCTGGCCCTGGCCCAGGCCCGGCTGCGCCAGGGCCGGCCTGTCAAGGTCATCGCCGCCGAGCTGGGCTACGCCAACGCCTCGGCGCTGTCGCGCGCCTTCAGCCGCAAGCTCGGCGCATCGCCGCGCGGCTGGCTCGACCAGCCCGCCGGCTAG
- a CDS encoding VOC family protein, which produces MHSLGRLVLLVNDYDTAIAFYQDKLGMEVFVDMAVGPQRYVHLRLPEQPAVGVWLLQAQTQAQRDRVGDQTGGQPVGVFYTDDVARDHARFAARGVRFTREPVDDTAAVYAHFIDLYGNEFVLVQLK; this is translated from the coding sequence ATGCATTCGCTGGGCCGCCTCGTCCTGCTGGTCAACGATTACGACACCGCCATCGCCTTCTACCAGGACAAGCTGGGCATGGAGGTGTTCGTCGACATGGCGGTGGGGCCGCAGCGCTATGTGCACCTGCGCCTGCCCGAGCAACCCGCGGTGGGCGTCTGGCTGTTGCAGGCGCAGACCCAGGCCCAGCGCGACCGCGTCGGCGACCAGACCGGCGGCCAGCCGGTGGGGGTGTTCTACACCGACGACGTGGCGCGCGACCACGCCCGCTTCGCCGCGCGCGGCGTGCGCTTCACCCGAGAGCCCGTCGATGACACCGCGGCCGTCTATGCGCATTTCATCGACCTGTACGGCAACGAGTTCGTGCTGGTGCAGTTGAAGTAG
- a CDS encoding AraC family transcriptional regulator, translating into MAARSAAATASRDWIVRHAPDDRFERIEAYFGGRGYGLHRHDTYAIGCTLAGVQSFHYRRGLRHSLPGGVLVLHPDEAHDGQAGTEAGFHYRMAYVQPALIQRILGGRPLPFVRDGISSDARLRAACAALLGDTDAMADPLREDDAIYDLTQALCAAAGQVPARPRPDYAACERARQYIHDARGQAVSLDELERAAGIDRWSLSRDFRALYGTSPYRYALLRRLDLARRLIAAGQPLAQAALAAGFTDQSHMTRRHAEAFGMTPAHWRGNLRR; encoded by the coding sequence ATGGCCGCCCGCTCCGCTGCCGCCACCGCATCGCGCGACTGGATCGTGCGCCACGCGCCGGACGACCGGTTCGAGCGCATCGAAGCCTATTTCGGCGGCCGCGGCTATGGGCTGCACCGGCATGACACCTACGCCATCGGCTGTACGCTGGCGGGGGTGCAGAGCTTCCACTACCGCCGCGGCCTGCGGCACAGCCTGCCTGGCGGCGTGCTGGTGCTGCACCCCGACGAGGCCCACGACGGCCAGGCCGGCACCGAGGCCGGCTTCCACTACCGCATGGCGTATGTGCAGCCGGCGCTGATCCAGCGCATCCTGGGCGGCCGCCCGCTGCCCTTCGTGCGCGACGGCATTTCCAGCGATGCGCGGCTGCGCGCGGCCTGCGCCGCCCTGCTGGGCGACACCGACGCCATGGCGGACCCGTTGCGCGAGGACGACGCGATCTACGACCTGACGCAGGCGCTTTGCGCCGCGGCCGGCCAGGTTCCCGCCCGGCCCCGCCCCGACTACGCCGCCTGCGAACGCGCCCGCCAGTACATCCATGACGCGCGCGGCCAGGCGGTATCGCTGGACGAGCTGGAACGCGCCGCCGGAATCGACCGCTGGAGCCTGTCGCGCGACTTCCGCGCGCTGTACGGCACCAGTCCCTATCGCTATGCCTTGCTGCGCCGCCTGGACCTGGCGCGCCGCCTGATCGCCGCGGGCCAGCCCCTGGCGCAGGCCGCGCTGGCCGCCGGCTTCACCGACCAGAGCCACATGACGCGCCGCCACGCCGAGGCCTTCGGCATGACGCCCGCGCACTGGCGCGGCAACCTGCGCCGCTGA
- a CDS encoding cupin domain-containing protein — protein sequence MPAITAINLARKLSLIQEPWMPKVIAEMNDYQFKLVKLHGEFVWHAHADTDETFIVLAGQLRIDLRDGHIDLGPGEMAVVPRGVEHKPCAPQEVHAMLIEPRGVRNNGDQGGERSAPNDVWI from the coding sequence ATGCCCGCCATCACCGCCATCAACCTGGCCCGCAAGTTGTCGCTGATCCAGGAACCCTGGATGCCCAAGGTCATCGCCGAGATGAACGACTACCAGTTCAAGCTGGTCAAGCTGCACGGCGAGTTCGTCTGGCATGCCCATGCCGACACCGACGAGACCTTCATCGTGCTGGCAGGCCAGCTGCGCATCGACCTGCGCGACGGCCACATCGACCTGGGCCCGGGCGAAATGGCCGTGGTCCCCCGGGGCGTGGAACACAAGCCCTGTGCGCCGCAAGAAGTGCATGCCATGCTGATCGAGCCGCGCGGGGTGCGCAACAACGGCGACCAGGGAGGCGAGCGCAGCGCGCCCAACGACGTCTGGATCTGA
- a CDS encoding MgtC/SapB family protein — MADIWLEIWSTLRSEFADIPDVGEATRIVLRLGMAVLLGGLLGYERERSGKAAGLRTHMLVALGAAIFVLVPLQNGMQVGDLSRVLQGVIAGIGFLGAGAIIKLSDEREIRGLTTSASIWMTAAIGVAAGMGREATAVASTLMALFVLAVLRRVEARIAAKGDKRVIETERP, encoded by the coding sequence ATGGCGGATATCTGGCTGGAGATCTGGAGCACCTTGCGCAGCGAATTCGCCGACATCCCCGACGTCGGCGAGGCGACCCGCATCGTGCTGCGACTGGGCATGGCGGTGCTGCTGGGCGGCCTGCTCGGTTACGAGCGCGAGCGCAGCGGCAAGGCCGCCGGCCTGCGCACCCACATGCTGGTGGCGCTGGGCGCGGCGATCTTCGTGCTGGTGCCGCTGCAGAACGGCATGCAGGTCGGCGACCTGAGTCGCGTGCTGCAGGGCGTCATCGCGGGCATCGGTTTCCTGGGCGCGGGCGCCATCATCAAGCTCAGCGACGAACGCGAGATCCGTGGCCTGACCACGTCGGCCAGCATCTGGATGACGGCCGCCATCGGCGTGGCCGCCGGCATGGGCCGCGAGGCCACCGCGGTGGCCAGCACGCTGATGGCGCTGTTCGTGCTGGCGGTGCTGCGGCGGGTCGAGGCGCGCATCGCGGCCAAGGGCGACAAGCGCGTGATCGAGACCGAGCGCCCCTGA
- a CDS encoding SDR family oxidoreductase, with product MDLQLVGKRVLITGASKGIGLACATAFAREGAEPILAARDDAALQAASQAILAQTGRQPRTVAVDLAQPGAAARVLERTGAIDILVNNAGAVPGGALDQVQDERWRAGWDLKVHGYIDLARHYYPLMRAAGAGVIANIIGMAGSAPRADYICGAAANASLIAFTRALGGDGPRHGVRVFGVNPSRTRTDRVLTLARQRAQARWGDESRWQETLNDLPFGRLMEPEEVADMVVFGASPRAGYLSGTVIDLDGGEQYAGR from the coding sequence ATGGATCTACAACTGGTTGGCAAGCGCGTCCTGATCACGGGCGCGTCCAAGGGGATCGGCCTGGCCTGCGCCACCGCCTTCGCGCGCGAGGGCGCCGAGCCGATCCTGGCCGCGCGCGACGACGCCGCATTGCAGGCCGCCTCGCAGGCGATCCTGGCGCAGACCGGCCGCCAGCCGCGCACCGTGGCGGTGGACCTGGCGCAGCCGGGCGCCGCGGCCCGGGTGCTGGAGCGGACCGGGGCGATCGACATCCTGGTCAACAACGCCGGCGCGGTGCCCGGCGGGGCCCTGGACCAGGTGCAGGACGAACGCTGGCGCGCCGGCTGGGACCTGAAAGTGCACGGCTACATCGACCTGGCGCGTCACTACTATCCGCTGATGCGCGCGGCGGGCGCCGGCGTCATCGCCAACATCATCGGCATGGCAGGCTCGGCGCCGCGGGCCGACTACATCTGCGGCGCGGCCGCCAATGCCTCGCTGATCGCTTTCACCCGCGCCCTGGGCGGCGACGGGCCGCGCCACGGCGTGCGCGTGTTCGGCGTCAATCCGTCGCGCACCCGCACCGACCGGGTGCTGACCCTGGCCAGGCAACGCGCGCAGGCCCGCTGGGGCGATGAATCGCGCTGGCAGGAAACCCTGAACGACCTGCCCTTCGGCCGCCTGATGGAGCCCGAGGAAGTCGCGGACATGGTGGTGTTCGGCGCGTCGCCGCGCGCCGGGTATCTCAGCGGCACGGTGATCGACCTGGACGGCGGCGAGCAGTACGCCGGCCGTTGA